Proteins from one Nicotiana tabacum cultivar K326 chromosome 23, ASM71507v2, whole genome shotgun sequence genomic window:
- the LOC107788091 gene encoding uncharacterized protein LOC107788091 isoform X2 produces MQLCRSVASWISRFFACMGSCLGCCIKPPHVISVDRPSKGQKVQGKHLRKRSSRDDFWSSSACEMENSAFPSQRSISSISTSNQGLDPHSSSSTTNNNSEFVNHGLILWSKTRQEWIGSRTPEKRTAAGEPKLSFDASYETLLGTNKPFPQSIPLSEMVDFLVDVWEQEGLYD; encoded by the exons ATGCAACTTTGTAGATCAGTAGCCTCCTGGATTTCACGTTTCTTCGCTTGCATGGG AAGTTGTCTTGGGTGCTGTATAAAGCCTCCACATGTTATTTCAGTGGATAGGCCATCCAAAGGACAGAAAGTTCAGGGTAAACACTTGAGGAAACGTAGTTCAAGGGACGACTTCTGGAGCAGTAGTGCTTGTGAGATGGAGAATAGCGCATTTCCGTCACAGAGAAGCATCTCGTCAATTAGTACTTCAAATCAGGGCCTTGATCCCCATAGTAGCTCCAGCACCACAAATAACAACTCTGAATTTGTAAATCATG GTCTAATTCTTTGGAGTAAAACTAGGCAAGAATGGATTGGAAGTAGAACACCTGAGAAGCGTACTGCAGCTGGAGAACCTAAATTAAG CTTCGATGCGAGTTACGAGACTTTGCTAGGGACCAACAAGCCTTTCCCTCAGTCAATTCCTCTATCA GAAATGGTAGACTTTCTTGTTGATGTCTGGGAACAGGAGGGGCTATATGATTGA
- the LOC107788091 gene encoding uncharacterized protein LOC107788091 isoform X3, giving the protein MRSCLGCCIKPPHVISVDRPSKGQKVQGKHLRKRSSRDDFWSSSACEMENSAFPSQRSISSISTSNQGLDPHSSSSTTNNNSEFVNHGLILWSKTRQEWIGSRTPEKRTAAGEPKLSFDASYETLLGTNKPFPQSIPLSEMVDFLVDVWEQEGLYD; this is encoded by the exons ATGAG AAGTTGTCTTGGGTGCTGTATAAAGCCTCCACATGTTATTTCAGTGGATAGGCCATCCAAAGGACAGAAAGTTCAGGGTAAACACTTGAGGAAACGTAGTTCAAGGGACGACTTCTGGAGCAGTAGTGCTTGTGAGATGGAGAATAGCGCATTTCCGTCACAGAGAAGCATCTCGTCAATTAGTACTTCAAATCAGGGCCTTGATCCCCATAGTAGCTCCAGCACCACAAATAACAACTCTGAATTTGTAAATCATG GTCTAATTCTTTGGAGTAAAACTAGGCAAGAATGGATTGGAAGTAGAACACCTGAGAAGCGTACTGCAGCTGGAGAACCTAAATTAAG CTTCGATGCGAGTTACGAGACTTTGCTAGGGACCAACAAGCCTTTCCCTCAGTCAATTCCTCTATCA GAAATGGTAGACTTTCTTGTTGATGTCTGGGAACAGGAGGGGCTATATGATTGA
- the LOC107788090 gene encoding phospholipase D alpha 1-like, producing MGPRLLHGTLHATIYEVDKIRGGCGDCCGPTASPQKVSRRFLNNVKKLFFCAPEISGTKFYATIDLDKARVGRTRIFANDPSNPRWYETFRIYCAHEISNIIFTIKDENPVSATLIGRAYLPVEEVLNRYVVDRWVPILDEDGYPISGRSKIHVRLQFFNVKQDSNWSRGISSAAFGGVPYTFFKERQGCQVTLYPDADISDDDITNYLKSQGLLEPQRCWEDIFDAINNAKHLIYIAGWSVYTKITLIRNPKRSKIGGDLTLGELLKKKASEGVNVLLLIWDDRTSVEVLKRDGLMSTHDQETAEYFKNTDVHCCLCPRNPDSGKTITQGFQVGTMFTHHQKTIVVDSEIPGGLSQKRMIISFLGGIDLCDGRYDTREHSLFRTLDTVHKQDFHQPNFPGSSIVKGGPREPWHDIHCRLEGPVAWDALYNFEQRWRKQIGNRFIYSMIELDKFIIRPTEVTASKDRETWNVQIFRSIDGGAVVDFPGKPEEAAEVGLVTGKNNVIDQSIHDAYISAIRRAKNFIYIENQYFVGSCYGWKPSEDIKLEDIGALHLIPKELSLKIVSKIQAGERFTVYVVIPMWPEGIPESDSVQAILDWQRRTMEMMYTDICNALKAKGIINADPRDYLTFFCLGNREVEKPGEYKPSEKPDPDTDYARAQEFRRFMIYVHSKMMIVDDEYIIIGSANINQRSMDGARDSEIAMGGYQPYHLAANQLPRGKIYGFRMALWCEHLNYADDSFVDPTSLECVRKVNGMADESWRIYSSDTFDFDLPGHLLRYPVNISNTGQITAIPGFKFFPDTKASVLGTKSQLLPPILTT from the exons ATGGGACCACGTTTGCTGCATGGGACTCTTCATGCTACCATATATGAAGTTGATAAGATAAGGGGTGGCTGTGGTGATTGTTGTGGCCCG ACTGCATCTCCCCAGAAAGTATCAAGAAGATTTCTAAACAATGTCAAGAAATTGTTCTTTTGTGCGCCAGAG ATTTCTGGTACAAAATTCTATGCAACCATAGATTTGGATAAGGCAAGAGTTGGGCGGACCAGAATCTTTGCAAATGACCCTTCCAACCCACGGTGGTATGAAACATTTCGTATTTACTGTGCACATGAGATTTCAAACATCATTTTTACAATAAAAGATGAGAATCCTGTAAGTGCAACACTAATTGGAAGAGCTTATCTTCCTGTTGAGGAAGTCTTGAATAGATATGTTGTCGATAGATGGGTACCAATATTAGATGAGGACGGCTATCCAATAAGTGGTCGTTCAAAAATCCATGTAAGGTTGCAGTTCTTTAACGTTAAACAAGACAGTAATTGGTCTAGAGGAATTAGTTCCGCGGCATTTGGAGGAGTCCCTTATACCTTCTTTAAAGAGAGACAAGGTTGTCAAGTTACACTTTACCCTGATGCAGACATCTCAGATGATGATATCACAAATTATCTCAAGTCTCAAGGACTTTTGGAACCTCAGAGATGTTGGGAAGACATTTTTGATGCAATCAACAATGCAAAGCACTTAATTTATATAGCTGGTTGGTCTGTATATACTAAAATCACCTTGATAAGAAACCCAAAGAGGTCAAAGATTGGCGGAGACCTTACTCTTGGCGAGCTCCTTAAAAAGAAGGCGAGTGAGGGTGTTAATGTTCTCTTGTTAATTTGGGATGATAGAACTTCAGTTGAGGTACTAAAAAGAGATGGACTGATGtcaacccatgatcaagaaactGCAGAGTATTTTAAGAACACAGATGTACACTGTTGTTTGTGTCCGCGCAACCCTGATAGTGGAAAGACTATAACTCAGGGGTTTCAGGTTGGTACAATGTTTACTCACCATCAAAAGACTATTGTCGTAGACAGCGAAATTCCAGGAGGGCTGTCACAGAAAAGAATGATAATTAGTTTTCTTGGTGGTATTGATCTTTGCGATGGGAGATATGACACTCGCGAACACTCCTTATTCAGGACATTGGATACAGTACACAAACAAGATTTCCATCAGCCCAATTTTCCAGGCTCTTCAATTGTGAAAGGTGGTCCTAGAGAGCCCTGGCATGATATTCATTGCCGGCTAGAAGGACCTGTTGCCTGGGATGCCTTGTACAATTTTGAGCAAAGGTGGCGAAAACAGATTGGAAACAGATTTATCTATTCTATGATTGAGCTTGATAAATTTATTATTCGTCCAACAGAAGTTACAGCATCAAAGGATAGAGAAACGTGGAACGTTCAGATATTTCGATCCATTGATGGTGGTGCTGTTGTTGACTTCCCTGGAAAACCAGAAGAAGCTGCTGAGGTAGGCCTTGTTACTGGCAAGAATAATGTCATTGATCAAAGCATTCATGATGCATATATTAGTGCCATTCGTCGAGCTAAAAATTTCATTTACATTGAAAACCAATACTTTGTTGGAAGCTGCTATGGTTGGAAACCATCAGAAGATATCAAGCTCGAGGACATCGGAGCTTTGCATCTTATCCCAAAGGAGCTATCACTTAAGATTGTGAGCAAGATTCAAGCGGGAGAGAGATTTACAGTTTACGTTGTTATTCCAATGTGGCCAGAAGGTATACCTGAGAGTGATTCAGTTCAGGCAATTTTAGATTGGCAAAGAAGGACAATGGAAATGATGTACACAGACATATGTAATGCCCTTAAGGCTAAGGGAATTATTAATGCTGATCCTAGAGATTACTTGACATTTTTCTGCCTTGGCAACCGTGAAGTCGAAAAGCCTGGAGAATATAAACCTTCAGAGAAACCAGATCCTGATACTGATTATGCAAGAGCTCAAGAGTTTAGGCGCTTTATGATCTATGTTCATTCAAAAATGATGATTG TTGATGATGAATACATCATAATTGGCTCCGCGAACATAAATCAACGGTCAATGGATGGTGCAAGAGATTCTGAGATTGCTATGGGCGGCTACCAACCATATCATCTTGCAGCTAATCAACTACCTAGAGGAAAAATATATGGTTTTCGAATGGCATTATGGTGTGAGCATCTCAACTATGCAGATGACTCGTTTGTCGATCCAACGAGTCTAGAATGTGTTAGGAAAGTAAATGGAATGGCTGATGAGAGTTGGAGGATATATTCCAGTGATACATTTGATTTTGATCTTCCAGGGCACCTTCTTCGCTATCCTGTAAATATTTCAAACACTGGACAGATTACAGCAATTCCTGGATTTAAGTTCTTCCCAGACACAAAAGCTTCTGTTCTTGGCACCAAATCTCAATTACTCCCACCTATCCTCACTACATGA
- the LOC107788093 gene encoding EIN3-binding F-box protein 1, protein MSKVFNFSGDEAFCPGRALYPSPKESSLFLSLGHHVDVYFPPCKRSRVTAPIIFTEKQKKLPSIDVLPDECLFEVFRRVSDGKERSACACVSKRWLMLLSSIRGDETVVSKPSPSSETEERSIRSAPIKPVDCIKKGEVVEPNGVEVADVETQDIEGEGHLSRCLDGKKATDVRLAAIAVGTATHGGLGKLSIRGSNPSRGVTDTGLKAIARGCPSLRALSLWNVSSVSDEGLSEIAQGCHLLEKLDLCQCPAITDTSLVAIAKSCPNLTSLTIESCANIGNESLQAVGRFCPKLKFVSLKNCPLIGDQGIASLFSSAGHVLTKVKLHALNISDVSLAVIGHYGIAVTDIALIGLQSINERGFWVMGNGQGLQKLRFLAITACNGVTDVGLEAIGKGCPNLKLFCLRKCAFLSDNGLVAFAKGSASLENLQLEECHRITQAGLFGVLLSCGKKLKALSLVNCFGVKELACRFPSVLPCNSLQSLSIRNCPGVGNATLAVVGRLCPKLTHLELSGLVGITDEGLFPLMQSCEAGLVKMNLSGCVNVTDKSVSAITELHGGSLEFLNVDGCRYVTDATLVAISNNCWLLSELDLSKCGITDSGIASLAGAVQLNLQILSLSGCSMLSDKSLPFLQKLGQTLMGLNIQHCNGISSSAVDLLLEQLWRCDILA, encoded by the exons ATGTCTAAAGTCTTCAATTTTAGTG GAGACGAGGCTTTTTGCCCTGGTAGGGCTCTATACCCAAGTCCCAAGGAATCCAGCCTATTTCTCTCCCTTGGGCATCATGTGGATGTCTATTTTCCTCCTTGCAAGAGGTCTCGCGTCACTGCCCCTATCATTTTCACCGAAAAGCAGAAGAAGTTGCCTTCCATCGATGTCCTACCTGATGAATGCCTGTTTGAGGTATTTAGACGTGTTTCTGATGGCAAAGAGAGGAGTGCCTGTGCTTGTGTTTCCAAGCGCTGGCTTATGCTTTTAAGCAGCATCCGCGGGGATGAAACAGTTGTCTCAAAGCCCAGTCCATCTTCAGAGACTGAGGAAAGATCTATCCGAAGCGCCCCTATTAAGCCCGTGGACTGTATTAAGAAGGGTGAGGTTGTGGAACCTAATGGTGTAGAAGTTGCTGATGTTGAAACTCAAGATATTGAAGGAGAGGGTCATCTTTCGAGGTGCCTTGATGGAAAGAAAGCAACAGATGTCAGACTTGCTGCTATTGCTGTTGGAACTGCAACCCATGGAGGGTTAGGGAAGCTTTCTATTCGAGGAAGCAACCCAAGCCGTGGTGTGACTGATACTGGCCTCAAGGCTATTGCTCGAGGTTGCCCTTCTCTCAGGGCTCTTTCTCTGTGGAATGTATCTTCTGTTAGTGATGAAGGTTTATCCGAGATTGCTCAGGGGTGTCATCTGTTAGAGAAGCTTGATCTTTGTCAATGCCCTGCAATTACTGATACGTCTTTGGTGGCTATTGCAAAGAGTTGTCCTAATCTGACGTCTCTAACGATAGAATCTTGTGCAAACATTGGGAATGAAAGTCTTCAAGCTGTCGGTCGTTTTTGCCCCAAGTTGAAGTTTGTCTCTCTCAAAAACTGCCCACTCATCGGGGATCAAGGAATTGCAAGTCTCTTTTCATCAGCTGGTCATGTTTTGACCAAGGTGAAACTTCACGCATTGAACATCAGTGACGTCTCCCTTGCTGTTATTGGACATTATGGCATTGCAGTGACTGACATAGCTCTTATTGGTCTTCAAAGCATAAATGAAAGAGGCTTCTGGGTCATGGGCAACGGCCAAGGTTTGCAGAAGCTGAGGTTCCTTGCAATAACTGCTTGCAATGGAGTTACTGATGTGGGGCTTGAAGCTATTGGTAAAGGTTGTCCAAACCTGAAGCTGTTTTGCCTCCGAAAATGTGCTTTCCTGTCAGATAATGGATTGGTTGCTTTTGCCAAAGGTTCAGCCTCTCTTGAGAACCTCCAATTAGAAGAATGCCACAGGATCACCCAGGCTGGACTTTTTGGTGTACTTTTGAGCTGTGGTAAGAAGTTGAAGGCTCTTTCCCTGGTGAACTGCTTTGGTGTTAAGGAGTTGGCCTGTCGATTTCCTTCGGTGCTTCCTTGCAACTCGCTGCAATCTTTGTCTATTCGCAACTGTCCTGGAGTTGGTAATGCTACCCTGGCTGTAGTGGGTAGGCTGTGCCCCAAACTGACTCATCTGGAGCTGAGTGGCCTTGTTGGAATAACTGATGAGGGTCTCTTCCCTCTTATGCAAAGCTGTGAAGCTGGTTTGGTCAAGATGAATCTGAGTGGATGTGTTAATGTTACAGACAAATCAGTTTCAGCCATAACTGAGTTGCATGGGGGAAGTCTCGAGTTTCTGAATGTTGATGGTTGTAGATACGTTACTGATGCAACCTTGGTAGCAATTTCCAACAACTGCTGGTTGCTCAGTGAACTTGATCTTTCAAAGTGCGGAATCACTGATTCAGGCATAGCATCATTGGCTGGTGCTGTGCAGCTCAATTTGCAGATCCTCTCACTGTCCGGTTGCTCTATGCTGTCGGATAAAAGCTTACCGTTCCTGCAGAAGTTGGGTCAGACACTTATGGGCTTGAACATTCAGCACTGCAATGGAATCAGTAGCAGTGCTGTTGATCTGCTCTTAGAACAACTCTGGAGGTGTGATATCCTTGCTTAA
- the LOC107788091 gene encoding uncharacterized protein LOC107788091 isoform X1 — protein MYNICCLKIEIESCFRSMPLCSVLGVFGEYLRAVISTMMEKLKEIWSTLFNSRSCLGCCIKPPHVISVDRPSKGQKVQGKHLRKRSSRDDFWSSSACEMENSAFPSQRSISSISTSNQGLDPHSSSSTTNNNSEFVNHGLILWSKTRQEWIGSRTPEKRTAAGEPKLSFDASYETLLGTNKPFPQSIPLSEMVDFLVDVWEQEGLYD, from the exons ATGTATAATATATGTTGTTTAAAGATCGAAATTGAGTCATGTTTTAGAAGTATGCCTTTGTGTTCTGTTTTGGGGGTTTTTGGAGAATATCTTCGAGCCGTCATTAGTACGATGATGGAAAAGTTGAAGGAGATATGGAGTACACTTTTTAAT AGCAGAAGTTGTCTTGGGTGCTGTATAAAGCCTCCACATGTTATTTCAGTGGATAGGCCATCCAAAGGACAGAAAGTTCAGGGTAAACACTTGAGGAAACGTAGTTCAAGGGACGACTTCTGGAGCAGTAGTGCTTGTGAGATGGAGAATAGCGCATTTCCGTCACAGAGAAGCATCTCGTCAATTAGTACTTCAAATCAGGGCCTTGATCCCCATAGTAGCTCCAGCACCACAAATAACAACTCTGAATTTGTAAATCATG GTCTAATTCTTTGGAGTAAAACTAGGCAAGAATGGATTGGAAGTAGAACACCTGAGAAGCGTACTGCAGCTGGAGAACCTAAATTAAG CTTCGATGCGAGTTACGAGACTTTGCTAGGGACCAACAAGCCTTTCCCTCAGTCAATTCCTCTATCA GAAATGGTAGACTTTCTTGTTGATGTCTGGGAACAGGAGGGGCTATATGATTGA